A section of the Candidatus Omnitrophota bacterium genome encodes:
- a CDS encoding phosphotransferase → MKKDWLLCDFHIHTELSDGKLPLREIVDLFGNNRFDAICITDHVYDRATIKLWVDNNERPCTIHENGFRDYLELIRQEGLRAQEQYGMLVIPGIEISNNPALFHITAIDIKTYIDPDQDVEELIEQIHQQDALAVACHPHYKDSEPEMPFIHLWDNHERYANLFDAWEVANRDDLFNVVGLKRFNYIASSDFHEPHHVYSWKTLLKAEKNAGSIKSAIRQNKDIAIYLHRKAPAS, encoded by the coding sequence ATGAAAAAAGACTGGCTCCTGTGCGATTTCCATATACACACCGAGTTAAGCGATGGTAAGTTGCCCCTGAGAGAGATCGTGGACCTCTTCGGCAATAACAGGTTCGACGCGATATGTATAACCGATCACGTCTATGACAGGGCTACCATAAAATTATGGGTGGATAACAACGAAAGACCCTGCACTATACATGAAAATGGATTCAGAGATTACCTGGAGCTTATCCGGCAGGAGGGTTTAAGAGCACAGGAACAATACGGCATGCTGGTAATCCCTGGCATAGAGATATCCAATAATCCTGCACTTTTCCATATAACCGCTATCGACATAAAAACGTATATTGATCCCGATCAGGACGTAGAAGAATTGATCGAACAGATACATCAGCAGGATGCGCTAGCGGTGGCATGCCATCCCCATTACAAGGACTCAGAACCTGAAATGCCCTTCATACACCTGTGGGATAACCATGAAAGATACGCGAACCTGTTCGATGCCTGGGAAGTGGCTAACCGTGATGATCTTTTCAATGTGGTGGGACTTAAGAGGTTCAATTATATCGCCAGCTCAGATTTCCACGAACCGCATCACGTCTATTCATGGAAAACGCTCCTGAAAGCTGAAAAGAATGCCGGCTCCATCAAAAGCGCTATAAGACAAAACAAAGATATCGCTATCTACCTCCACAGAAAGGCACCCGCATCTTAA
- a CDS encoding GNAT family N-acetyltransferase, producing MIRRFPDNIVKPTVLVETDKFLVKLAENHEEIEEVQRLRYEVFNIEQGRGLEQAEKYGIDFDEYDEYCLHLMVIKKNPHAVIGTYRAHLGCIANSAKGFYSSREYNIKGLYSIADKCLELGRSCVSPEYRTGSAVALLWGAITELLKRARLTYMLGCVSLDETNPKIGWALYDYLVERCPPYSGATAYPRPGFRLERPPKKEIQKVLSDEKKLKRHIPPIFKGYLRLGASICGEPALDREFGTIDFFILVDIRNVPERYIRHFKYKNGMGA from the coding sequence ATGATTAGAAGATTTCCCGACAATATCGTTAAACCGACAGTGCTTGTTGAAACGGATAAATTTCTTGTAAAGCTGGCGGAGAACCATGAAGAGATCGAAGAGGTGCAGAGGCTCCGTTATGAAGTGTTCAATATCGAACAGGGAAGGGGACTGGAACAGGCGGAGAAGTACGGGATAGATTTTGACGAATATGATGAATATTGTTTGCACCTTATGGTCATCAAAAAGAATCCGCATGCTGTCATAGGTACCTATCGCGCGCATCTGGGATGTATAGCCAACTCGGCCAAAGGTTTTTATTCTTCCAGGGAATATAACATCAAGGGGCTTTACAGTATAGCCGATAAATGTCTTGAACTGGGAAGGTCCTGCGTATCACCCGAATACAGGACCGGGTCTGCGGTGGCACTTCTCTGGGGCGCGATCACGGAACTGCTTAAAAGAGCTCGCCTTACCTACATGCTCGGTTGTGTCAGCCTGGATGAGACGAATCCGAAGATCGGCTGGGCGCTGTACGATTATCTGGTGGAAAGATGTCCCCCGTACTCCGGGGCGACAGCTTATCCCCGGCCGGGGTTCAGACTGGAGAGACCGCCCAAAAAGGAGATACAGAAAGTTCTCTCCGATGAAAAAAAACTCAAGAGACATATCCCACCTATTTTCAAAGGATACCTGAGGCTTGGCGCCAGCATATGCGGTGAACCGGCGCTGGACAGGGAATTCGGGACCATAGACTTTTTCATACTTGTGGATATCAGGAATGTTCCTGAACGTTATATCAGGCATTTCAAGTATAAGAACGGGATGGGCGCATAA
- a CDS encoding DUF3047 domain-containing protein, giving the protein MRLDFSTLSFKKIGILAGILICILIIIISFIRHPKPVEYRVGWKETFSGEPGAIPDGWKLMGKPGTPKSDFSIVREGGNSFLHMDSHKGSSSLVTSLEGVDLRETPLLRWKWRAGKLPEGADGRVKSRDDQAIAVYVGTGSMLSKKTISYRWDTVTPKGTAGKSVYGAGTIKDKWITLRNKQDAGSGWITEERNCAEDFKKAWGFYPEKVYISISCNSQYTASSARADLAWIELVDVKDKEEKTR; this is encoded by the coding sequence ATGCGGCTGGACTTCTCAACACTTTCTTTTAAAAAAATAGGGATCCTTGCGGGGATCCTTATTTGTATTTTGATCATAATTATTTCATTTATCAGGCATCCGAAGCCGGTAGAGTATAGGGTCGGATGGAAAGAGACATTTTCCGGCGAGCCCGGCGCCATCCCGGATGGCTGGAAACTGATGGGTAAACCGGGAACGCCTAAATCCGACTTTTCCATTGTGCGTGAGGGCGGCAATTCTTTCCTGCACATGGATTCCCATAAAGGAAGCTCCAGCCTTGTAACATCCCTGGAGGGCGTGGATCTCCGGGAAACGCCTCTTCTTAGGTGGAAATGGAGAGCCGGAAAACTTCCCGAAGGCGCCGACGGCAGGGTGAAATCCAGGGATGACCAGGCTATCGCGGTTTATGTGGGCACCGGCAGTATGCTGAGCAAAAAGACCATATCATACAGGTGGGATACCGTGACCCCCAAAGGGACGGCTGGCAAAAGTGTTTATGGTGCCGGTACGATCAAGGATAAGTGGATAACACTGCGCAATAAACAGGATGCGGGCAGCGGATGGATCACCGAAGAGCGTAACTGCGCAGAAGATTTTAAAAAAGCATGGGGATTCTATCCGGAAAAGGTTTATATCAGTATTTCCTGTAACAGTCAGTACACTGCCTCCAGCGCGCGCGCGGATCTTGCCTGGATAGAACTGGTCGACGTAAAAGACAAAGAGGAAAAAACAAGGTGA
- a CDS encoding sigma-70 family RNA polymerase sigma factor encodes MDAIKLYLKDIRDLPLLSPVEEKELAQKVKKGNKKARQKMIKSNLRLVINIAKKYSYLGVPMLDLIEEGNLGLMKAVTKYDPDKGYRFSTYAAWWIKQYITRAVANQGKTVRIPVYVMEMLMRFQKVKKQLSQKLHKNPQMSDIAKKMKLPVSRVRQLNHMASNIASLNAPIGESGDSEFMDLIEDESIVSSVDELSKFLLHERIEGLLEKMTGREEKILRLRFGLTDDGVSHTLRDTAKHFGITRERVRQIEAACMLKLRKMMEEQEQDAEARMNGKKKKKKKKTIRSRG; translated from the coding sequence ATGGACGCGATAAAACTTTACCTGAAAGATATACGCGACCTGCCTCTTCTCTCGCCCGTAGAAGAAAAAGAGCTTGCGCAAAAGGTCAAAAAGGGCAACAAGAAAGCCAGGCAGAAGATGATCAAGAGCAATCTTCGGCTTGTGATAAATATCGCCAAAAAATACAGTTACTTGGGTGTGCCCATGCTCGATCTTATCGAAGAAGGCAATCTGGGGCTAATGAAGGCCGTGACAAAATATGATCCCGATAAGGGATACCGTTTCAGCACGTACGCGGCATGGTGGATAAAGCAATATATCACAAGGGCGGTCGCCAACCAGGGCAAGACGGTACGCATACCTGTGTACGTCATGGAGATGCTGATGCGGTTTCAGAAGGTCAAGAAACAGCTATCACAGAAACTGCATAAAAATCCCCAGATGAGCGATATAGCGAAGAAAATGAAGCTGCCTGTTTCCAGGGTTAGACAGCTGAACCACATGGCTTCCAATATCGCAAGCCTCAACGCTCCGATAGGCGAGTCTGGTGATTCAGAGTTCATGGACCTTATAGAGGATGAAAGTATCGTCAGTTCCGTTGATGAGCTCTCCAAATTCCTCCTGCACGAGAGAATAGAGGGATTGCTTGAGAAGATGACCGGGCGCGAAGAAAAGATCCTCAGGCTGCGTTTCGGTCTTACCGATGACGGCGTTTCCCACACACTCAGGGATACTGCTAAACATTTCGGTATAACCCGCGAAAGGGTCCGGCAGATAGAGGCCGCATGCATGCTCAAGCTAAGGAAGATGATGGAGGAACAGGAGCAGGACGCTGAGGCTCGTATGAACGGAAAGAAGAAAAAGAAAAAGAAGAAAACCATCAGGAGCAGAGGCTGA
- a CDS encoding pyruvate, phosphate dikinase, with amino-acid sequence MARKKKTSKKTKKYVYSFGGGKADGKAEMKNLLGGKGANLAEMAGHSKLKLPVPPGFTITTDVCTYYYDYGKKYPRELNAQVDKALKRVEKLTGKKFGDEKNPLLVSVRSGARQSMPGMMETVLNVGLTSKTIKGLIKKSGSERFAYDAYRRLITMYSDVVMEKAAGIEPKEGQGIRMQLEKLLNKKKIQVGAKTDTDLSAEDLKDLCVQYKKKVKQVLKKDFPDNADDQLWGGIGAVFQSWNGKRAVSYRQIEGIPAEWGTAVNVQTMVFGNMGKDSATGVAFTRNPGNGDNKFYGEYLVNAQGEDVVAGTRTPAPINENSRSQSNKHETMLKKWDPKVYKQLDSIQKRLEKHYRDMQDLEFTIEDRKLYLLQTRTGKRNGPAAVKMAVDMEKEGLITEEEAVMRVKPSQLDELLHPIIDPAAEKKSDPLAKGLPAGPGGASGQIVFDSDNAVKWAENGKKVILVREETNPEDVEGMRAAKAILTARGGMTSHAALVARGWGKCCIVGCDALEVDYAKKEVKIAGKGKLKLGDWITLNGTKGLVYKGTLPMMDAAKENKMLNKFLKICDNVKKLKIRTNAETPADAKKARSFGAEGIGLFRTEHMFYGEGSEEPLFKLRKMILSSSERERRAALKELYPYVKKDVKSTLKAMAGYPVTIRLLDPPLHEFVPHQKSAQRKLAKTLKIKMSDLEKRISLLKESNPMMGHRGVRLGVTYPEITEMQARAVYESTAELLKNKKKVMSEIMIPVVGTAQEIRDQKKVIEKVREETLKKYNMKKLPVMIGTMIEIPRAALTADQIADVAEFFSFGTNDLTQMSFGFSRDDMGGFLAPYLDKNILPQDPFQSLDQEGVGQLIKVGIDRGRKVRPDLKVGICGEHGGDPASIEFCYKAGMDYVSCSPFRVPIARLAAAQAAVKDC; translated from the coding sequence ATGGCCAGAAAAAAGAAAACATCCAAAAAGACGAAGAAGTACGTGTATTCATTCGGCGGGGGTAAGGCCGATGGAAAAGCGGAAATGAAAAACCTTCTGGGCGGTAAGGGAGCCAACCTGGCGGAGATGGCGGGGCATTCTAAGCTAAAACTGCCCGTGCCGCCGGGGTTCACCATAACCACTGATGTCTGCACGTATTATTACGACTACGGCAAGAAATACCCCAGAGAGCTAAATGCGCAGGTGGACAAGGCTTTGAAGAGGGTGGAGAAGCTTACTGGTAAGAAGTTCGGCGACGAAAAGAACCCTTTACTCGTATCGGTCCGTTCAGGCGCTCGCCAGTCCATGCCCGGTATGATGGAGACCGTGCTCAATGTTGGCCTTACCAGCAAGACAATTAAGGGTCTTATCAAGAAAAGCGGAAGTGAAAGGTTCGCTTATGATGCCTACAGGCGTCTTATCACCATGTACTCTGACGTTGTCATGGAGAAGGCGGCCGGAATTGAGCCGAAAGAAGGCCAGGGCATCAGGATGCAGCTGGAGAAGCTTCTTAACAAGAAAAAGATCCAGGTCGGGGCCAAGACCGATACCGATCTTTCCGCGGAGGATCTGAAGGATCTCTGCGTTCAGTACAAGAAAAAGGTCAAGCAGGTGCTTAAAAAGGATTTCCCGGATAACGCCGACGATCAGCTCTGGGGAGGTATCGGGGCGGTATTCCAGTCCTGGAACGGTAAGCGCGCAGTCTCATATAGGCAGATAGAGGGTATACCTGCCGAATGGGGTACAGCCGTGAACGTACAGACAATGGTCTTCGGTAACATGGGCAAGGATTCGGCTACCGGCGTAGCTTTCACGCGTAATCCAGGTAACGGCGATAACAAGTTCTACGGTGAATACCTCGTCAATGCCCAGGGAGAAGACGTGGTTGCCGGCACGAGGACGCCTGCGCCGATAAACGAGAATTCCCGTTCCCAGAGCAACAAGCACGAAACGATGCTTAAAAAATGGGACCCCAAGGTATACAAGCAGCTCGACAGTATACAGAAGAGGCTTGAGAAACATTATCGCGACATGCAGGACCTTGAGTTCACCATCGAGGACCGGAAGCTTTATCTTCTGCAGACACGAACCGGTAAACGTAACGGCCCGGCTGCTGTTAAGATGGCGGTCGATATGGAAAAAGAGGGTCTTATTACCGAGGAAGAAGCGGTTATGAGGGTCAAGCCCTCTCAGCTGGATGAACTTTTACATCCCATTATAGACCCGGCCGCTGAAAAGAAGAGCGATCCGCTGGCGAAAGGTCTTCCGGCGGGTCCCGGCGGAGCAAGCGGCCAGATAGTCTTCGACTCAGATAATGCCGTGAAATGGGCTGAGAACGGGAAGAAGGTTATCCTGGTGCGCGAGGAGACCAACCCCGAGGATGTTGAAGGAATGAGGGCGGCAAAGGCCATCCTTACGGCTCGGGGAGGGATGACCTCGCACGCGGCGCTTGTAGCACGCGGGTGGGGTAAATGCTGTATCGTAGGGTGTGACGCCCTTGAGGTCGACTATGCCAAAAAAGAGGTCAAGATAGCCGGCAAGGGTAAACTCAAACTAGGGGACTGGATCACGCTTAACGGTACCAAGGGTCTCGTGTACAAGGGTACGCTTCCCATGATGGACGCGGCAAAAGAGAACAAAATGCTCAATAAGTTCCTCAAGATATGTGACAACGTTAAGAAACTTAAGATCAGGACCAATGCTGAGACACCGGCGGACGCCAAAAAGGCGCGTTCTTTCGGTGCAGAAGGCATAGGCCTGTTCAGGACAGAGCACATGTTCTACGGAGAGGGTTCGGAAGAACCGCTTTTCAAACTGCGCAAGATGATCCTTTCCAGTTCCGAGAGGGAAAGAAGAGCTGCGCTAAAGGAGCTGTACCCTTACGTGAAAAAGGACGTGAAAAGCACCCTGAAGGCCATGGCCGGATATCCGGTCACCATCAGGCTCCTGGACCCGCCTCTTCATGAGTTCGTTCCGCACCAGAAGAGCGCTCAGAGGAAGCTCGCCAAAACCCTCAAGATAAAGATGTCGGACCTGGAGAAAAGGATATCCCTTCTCAAGGAAAGTAACCCTATGATGGGACACAGAGGCGTCCGCCTGGGTGTTACATATCCTGAGATAACCGAGATGCAGGCAAGAGCGGTGTACGAATCCACCGCGGAACTGTTGAAGAACAAAAAGAAGGTGATGTCCGAGATCATGATACCTGTCGTTGGAACAGCGCAGGAGATCCGTGACCAGAAAAAGGTCATAGAGAAAGTGCGCGAAGAGACCCTGAAAAAATACAACATGAAGAAGCTACCGGTCATGATAGGTACCATGATAGAGATACCGCGTGCCGCGCTTACAGCTGATCAGATAGCCGACGTGGCTGAGTTCTTCTCCTTCGGGACGAACGACCTCACCCAGATGAGCTTCGGGTTCAGCCGTGATGACATGGGCGGGTTTCTTGCTCCATACCTGGACAAGAACATCCTCCCCCAGGACCCTTTCCAGTCGCTGGACCAGGAAGGCGTGGGCCAGCTGATCAAGGTGGGCATCGATCGCGGCAGGAAAGTAAGACCTGATCTCAAGGTCGGTATCTGCGGAGAGCACGGAGGCGATCCGGCGTCCATTGAATTCTGCTATAAAGCAGGCATGGATTACGTGAGCTGCTCACCGTTCCGCGTACCTATAGCAAGGCTTGCAGCCGCACAGGCGGCGGTCAAGGACTGTTAG